Below is a window of Streptomyces sp. NBC_01429 DNA.
TGGACGGGCTGACGGCGGCCCGCCGGCTGCGGGCGGGCGGCTCGAAGGTGCCGATCCTGATGCTGACGGCCCGCGACACGGTCGGCGACCGGGTCACCGGCCTGGACGCGGGCGCCGACGACTACCTCGTCAAGCCCTTCGAGCTGGACGAGCTGTTCGCCCGGATCCGCGCGCTGCTGCGGCGCAGCTCGTACGCGACGGACTCCGGGGACGTACAGGCGGACGACATCCTCGTCTTCGCCGATCTGCGGATGGACCTGACGACGCGCGAGGTCGTGCGCGGCAACCGGCGGGTGGAGCTGACCCGTACGGAGTTCACCCTGTTGGAGATGTTCATGGCGCATCCCCGGCAGGTGCTGACCAGGGAGCAGATCCTCAAGGCCGTGTGGGGCTTCGACTTCGAGCCGAGCAGCAACTCCCTGGACGTGTACGTGATGTACCTGCGCCGCAAGACGGAGAGCGGCGGCGAACCGCGTCTGGTGCACACGGTGCGCGGCGTCGGGTACGCGCTGCGCGCGGACGCCGCGAGCGGGCCGGGCGGCGTGGGCGGCCCGGGGGCCCCGGCGGGCCCGGCGGGCACCGGCGGATTCGGCGGATTCG
It encodes the following:
- a CDS encoding response regulator transcription factor produces the protein MSPAEGDPQRILIVDDEPAVREALQRSLAFDGYGTEVAVDGLDALTKAAAYGPDLIVLDIQMPRMDGLTAARRLRAGGSKVPILMLTARDTVGDRVTGLDAGADDYLVKPFELDELFARIRALLRRSSYATDSGDVQADDILVFADLRMDLTTREVVRGNRRVELTRTEFTLLEMFMAHPRQVLTREQILKAVWGFDFEPSSNSLDVYVMYLRRKTESGGEPRLVHTVRGVGYALRADAASGPGGVGGPGAPAGPAGTGGFGGFGGPA